GGAGATATTCCTCTACATATAATTAGGTTTATAGAAAAAATAAATAAATTTGTAAAAGATTTTCGTTTTCTTATCATTGTATTTCCCTCCTTTTTGTGAAAGATTTAAATTTTCCTTATTTATCACTAACCTCAAACTGACTTTTACAATCTGAGCAAAAATCTACGCCAATTGGCATTGTATTCCATCCATCAGCATCATTAGTGCCGGAGTGCTCTGGAAGATGAGGTTTTCGATATAGATTCCATTCATCCCACAAATATCTCATCGCACATGAAGTATCACCAGCAGTGGGTGGATCATGATGAGCAATTGAGATACCATGTCCTAATTCATGAGTAATATTATGCATTACAGCATCAGCTGATCTATCGTTTGCTCCATCTGGACGATCCCACTTCTCATCCCATCTCACCTGTTCTACATCACATCTAATTTCGGGATGGTTTTTAGGAGGTCCATTCGGACCTAAGGATAGCCCCCAATGATGATACTCCTCCCGATCTGAACCTGGACCTGGAGGACCAAAATCAAAATCTATTAACCATAGCCCATGTTGCTCAACAATATGAGCAGTTTTATGGTTAAAATTGACTACTCTACTGGTAACCCCATTAAATTCATCAGCAGTTATTTGATAATGAACACTCATTCCTGATGCAGAGGTAAAGTTCCCTCGAAGATAAATATTATCCTCATCATAAATGAACAAGTCCTTCGTATTTGGATTTGTTCTTACATGAGTACCACTTACAAGAAATCCCTGATACTGTGCCCTTAATCCTGACCTGCTTATTTTACTTTTTACTTTAACAATTTATCCTCACATCTTTTAATCCACTGCTTTTTCTCATAACTATCTGGAAGTTTTTGATACGCAAGTCTTGCTCTTTTATAATCTTTCATCATATAATAACCCACAGCAATAAATTTCTGGCTATTTTCACTGTAATATGGATAATCAGGATATTTATTAATAAAATTTTTATATTCAACAATTACTTGTTCAAAATCATGGAGTCTTAAAAAACATTTACCTGTATAATAATAAGCATGTATTGCATAATTACTGGTAGAATACTCTCTGACTATCTTTTTGAAGTACTTTAATGCTAATCTATTATCTTTATCCTTGCCATGTAAATTGAATTTTTCAAGAGCTTGTTTCCAAATTTCTAATGCTTTTTTATCTTTTCCGGCAGGAGGAATTATTCTAAAAGAAATAGTTTCATATTCAATATGTTGAGAGTATATCTCTGGATATTCTTTTTGATATCCTTCTGTAGTATAAATAAATTTAATCTTGTAATCTCCTAAACTTAATCCAAAGGGGAAGTCTTCATTTAAATTCCAAGCACAACTGATTGATTGACCTGGTGTTAAATTTATCCCGTAATCCTTAGGAAAACCCACTATCATAGGCATGAGCCTTGGTTCTTTAGATATATCACCTCCAATTTTTATTATTTTATATTTAAGAAAATGATGTAACACCAATGGCTCTGCAAC
This is a stretch of genomic DNA from bacterium. It encodes these proteins:
- a CDS encoding tetratricopeptide repeat protein, which codes for MRKLLKLLCGTLYIISISLSTINAGEVVNNQTSLLLKLDVVLSKNEYLEREPIIVNATLTNGGSVSLKVAEPLVLHHFLKYKIIKIGGDISKEPRLMPMIVGFPKDYGINLTPGQSISCAWNLNEDFPFGLSLGDYKIKFIYTTEGYQKEYPEIYSQHIEYETISFRIIPPAGKDKKALEIWKQALEKFNLHGKDKDNRLALKYFKKIVREYSTSNYAIHAYYYTGKCFLRLHDFEQVIVEYKNFINKYPDYPYYSENSQKFIAVGYYMMKDYKRARLAYQKLPDSYEKKQWIKRCEDKLLK